A genome region from Paludibacterium sp. B53371 includes the following:
- a CDS encoding glycosyltransferase — protein MLLILLMSMLCAFISAVLLIRYQHLHAQFSADNDLQGVQKFHATPVPRIGGVPIFLGLLVGSGLMFWLQRDLLGIEILLVALPAFVAGLVEDITKGVGVKTRLGATLAAALLGILVFHAVIGRLGLPLVDGLLLKFPIVAILFTMIAVGGVAHSINIIDGYNGLSGMVSMLIFIALGYVSFKVGDSLLLSISASACGALLGFLLLNYPRGLIFAGDGGAYLVGFLIAEVSVLLVARNAQVSPWFPLLCVVYPVFETLYSIYRKKVLRGMSPGVPDGLHLHMLVYKRLVLWMVGSREAEHLTRRNSMTAPYLWGLTALSIAPAMLFWQSTPVLMVCVLLFVLLYLALYRMIIRFKTPRWLVRASCKRDGDA, from the coding sequence ATGTTGCTTATTTTATTGATGTCGATGTTGTGTGCTTTTATTTCTGCTGTCTTGTTAATCCGCTATCAGCATCTGCATGCTCAGTTTTCTGCTGATAATGATTTACAGGGCGTCCAGAAATTCCATGCAACCCCAGTGCCTAGAATTGGTGGCGTGCCAATTTTTCTCGGGCTGTTGGTCGGTAGTGGCTTAATGTTCTGGCTGCAAAGAGATCTGCTTGGTATAGAAATTCTTCTAGTGGCCTTGCCTGCTTTTGTGGCGGGTCTCGTCGAAGATATCACTAAAGGGGTGGGTGTGAAGACCAGGCTAGGTGCAACCTTGGCCGCAGCTTTGCTTGGAATTCTGGTTTTTCATGCGGTGATTGGACGCCTTGGATTGCCATTGGTTGACGGGCTCTTATTGAAGTTCCCGATCGTCGCAATTCTGTTTACTATGATTGCTGTAGGCGGTGTAGCACATTCAATAAATATCATTGATGGCTATAATGGTTTGTCTGGTATGGTTTCAATGTTGATCTTCATTGCACTGGGTTATGTCTCATTTAAGGTAGGTGACTCTCTCCTCTTATCAATCAGTGCTTCTGCTTGTGGCGCTTTACTGGGATTCTTGCTGTTGAATTACCCGCGTGGATTGATCTTTGCGGGTGATGGTGGTGCTTATTTAGTAGGCTTCCTGATTGCGGAAGTTTCGGTTCTGCTTGTGGCTCGCAATGCACAAGTCTCTCCATGGTTTCCTTTGCTATGTGTTGTGTATCCGGTTTTTGAGACGTTGTACTCTATTTACCGCAAAAAAGTGTTGCGTGGCATGTCCCCTGGCGTACCTGATGGCTTGCATTTACATATGCTCGTGTACAAACGATTGGTACTGTGGATGGTCGGCTCCCGCGAAGCCGAGCACCTCACTCGCCGTAATAGCATGACCGCTCCTTATCTGTGGGGTCTGACCGCATTGTCGATTGCGCCTGCCATGCTGTTCTGGCAGAGCACACCGGTTTTGATGGTGTGTGTGCTGCTGTTTGTCCTGCTTTACCTCGCACTCTATCGCATGATCATTCGATTTAAAACGCCGCGCTGGCTGGTGCGCGCTTCGTGCAAGCGTGATGGGGACGCTTGA
- a CDS encoding IS3 family transposase (programmed frameshift), translated as MKKSRYSDEQIVRILREADRAPITEVAKRHGVSEASIYAWRKRFDEMVSDDVKRLKALEAENTRLKKLVAERDLEIEVMKEIVAKKLVSAQVRRTQAHYAIERGLSQRQACALMQISRSTLHYEPKMRRKNAPVIESMRLLAGQYPRFGSRRIRVFLQREGIVIGRDRCVALWAQAGLQVPRKRRRRRVAGSRPRPHAPASRNSVWCYDFVFDACANGQQIKCLTVIDEYTRECLAIDVAGSIRSKRVIDVLSRLISIHGAPRYIRSDNGPEFVSEALLKWAMEERIESTLIEPGKPWQNGTNESFNGKFRDECLAMEWFRNRIEARIVIEDWRVHYNEVRPHSSLQYLTPMEFRRKSEMTTQPWGMNF; from the exons ATGAAGAAGAGCCGGTACAGCGACGAACAAATCGTCAGGATCTTGCGTGAAGCGGATCGTGCTCCGATCACCGAAGTGGCCAAGCGCCATGGCGTCAGCGAGGCATCGATCTACGCCTGGCGTAAACGGTTTGACGAGATGGTCAGCGACGACGTCAAACGATTGAAGGCGCTCGAAGCCGAGAATACCCGCCTGAAGAAGTTGGTGGCGGAACGCGATCTCGAAATCGAAGTGATGAAGGAAATTGTCGCAAAAAAAT TGGTGAGCGCACAGGTCCGCCGGACCCAAGCTCACTATGCCATTGAGCGAGGGCTCAGCCAGCGGCAGGCGTGTGCGCTGATGCAGATCAGCCGTTCGACCTTGCACTACGAGCCCAAGATGCGGCGCAAGAACGCGCCGGTCATCGAATCGATGCGGTTGTTAGCGGGGCAGTACCCCCGCTTTGGTTCGCGGCGCATTCGTGTCTTCCTGCAAAGAGAAGGGATCGTGATTGGCCGGGATCGCTGTGTCGCGCTATGGGCGCAGGCCGGACTGCAAGTGCCCAGGAAACGGCGTCGGCGCCGCGTAGCCGGCAGCCGGCCACGGCCCCATGCGCCCGCCAGTAGAAACAGCGTGTGGTGCTATGACTTTGTGTTTGATGCCTGTGCCAATGGTCAGCAGATCAAATGCCTGACGGTGATCGACGAATACACGCGGGAATGTCTGGCCATTGATGTCGCCGGATCGATCCGGTCAAAACGTGTCATCGACGTACTGAGCCGGTTGATCAGTATCCATGGCGCGCCACGCTACATCCGATCAGACAATGGCCCTGAATTTGTCAGTGAGGCGTTATTGAAATGGGCGATGGAGGAGCGGATTGAATCGACGCTCATTGAACCCGGCAAACCGTGGCAAAACGGTACGAATGAAAGCTTCAACGGGAAATTTCGCGATGAGTGTCTGGCGATGGAGTGGTTCCGGAACCGAATTGAAGCCAGAATCGTGATCGAAGACTGGCGCGTTCATTACAATGAAGTGCGCCCGCATTCGAGTTTGCAGTACCTGACACCGATGGAGTTTCGTCGGAAGTCGGAGATGACTACGCAACCTTGGGGCATGAATTTCTAG
- the rfbA gene encoding glucose-1-phosphate thymidylyltransferase RfbA has protein sequence MSNIRKGIILAGGSGTRLYPATLALSKQLIPIYDKPMIYYPLSTLMLAGIREILVISTPQDLPRFEALLGDGARWGLDIQYKVQPSPDGIAQAFLLGEQYLAGAPSALVLGDNIFYGDDFATLLQHTNRQTSGATVFAYRVQDPERYGVIQFDENGKAVSIEEKPQFPKSNYAITGLYFYDEHVSDIAKSIRPSARGELEITDVNLAYLAAGSLEVTTMGRGYAWLDTGTHESMLDASQFIATIEKRQGLKVACPEEISYRMGYISAEQVSALASTMKKNNYGQYLLRMLEE, from the coding sequence ATGAGTAATATACGTAAAGGCATCATCCTGGCCGGCGGGTCTGGCACACGCCTATATCCTGCGACCCTGGCACTCAGCAAGCAGTTGATACCCATCTACGACAAACCCATGATCTATTACCCGCTCAGCACACTGATGCTTGCCGGCATACGAGAAATACTCGTCATTTCAACACCACAGGATCTACCTCGGTTTGAGGCATTACTCGGAGACGGGGCTCGTTGGGGATTAGACATCCAGTACAAAGTGCAACCATCGCCTGATGGTATCGCACAGGCATTCCTGCTCGGTGAGCAGTATCTCGCTGGAGCGCCATCTGCGCTCGTATTGGGTGATAACATTTTTTATGGCGATGATTTTGCCACTCTCTTGCAACACACCAATCGTCAGACGAGCGGAGCAACAGTTTTCGCCTATCGTGTGCAAGATCCCGAACGTTACGGCGTGATCCAGTTCGACGAAAATGGCAAGGCCGTTTCAATAGAAGAAAAACCACAATTTCCCAAATCAAACTATGCCATAACCGGTTTGTATTTCTATGACGAGCACGTTTCAGACATTGCTAAATCCATTCGTCCCTCTGCGCGCGGCGAACTTGAAATCACTGATGTCAATCTTGCCTATCTTGCTGCCGGTTCATTGGAAGTAACAACAATGGGACGTGGTTATGCGTGGCTAGACACTGGAACTCATGAATCAATGCTGGACGCCAGCCAATTTATTGCAACCATCGAAAAACGCCAGGGATTAAAAGTTGCCTGCCCAGAAGAAATATCCTACCGCATGGGCTATATATCAGCAGAACAAGTTTCTGCGTTGGCAAGCACAATGAAAAAAAACAACTATGGACAATATCTGCTTAGAATGCTAGAAGAATGA
- the rfbC gene encoding dTDP-4-dehydrorhamnose 3,5-epimerase produces the protein MRAIDTPLDGLKIIEPVIFEDDRGFFFESFNQKDFCNAINREITFVQDNHSKSKKGVLRGLHFQTPPFAQGKLVRVIEGEAFDVAVDIRPDSKTFGRWYGLNLSEKNKLQLWIPEGFAHGFLALTETVELIYKTTNYWVNTAEKTIHWKDSDICVEWPLTEAPILSIKDQQGIRLKEIIRSTTSNS, from the coding sequence ATGCGAGCCATTGACACCCCCTTGGATGGTTTGAAAATTATTGAACCCGTTATCTTTGAAGATGATCGTGGATTTTTCTTTGAAAGTTTTAATCAAAAAGATTTTTGCAATGCCATAAACAGGGAAATTACCTTCGTCCAAGATAATCATTCTAAGTCAAAAAAAGGGGTATTGCGTGGTTTGCATTTCCAGACCCCCCCCTTTGCACAGGGTAAGCTAGTACGCGTCATCGAGGGAGAGGCATTTGATGTTGCTGTTGACATTAGACCTGACTCGAAAACTTTTGGCCGATGGTATGGGCTAAATCTCTCCGAAAAAAACAAGCTACAACTATGGATACCAGAGGGCTTCGCCCACGGCTTCTTAGCCCTAACAGAAACCGTTGAGCTCATATATAAAACCACCAATTACTGGGTCAATACGGCAGAAAAAACAATACATTGGAAAGATTCAGACATTTGTGTTGAATGGCCACTAACCGAAGCACCCATTTTATCGATTAAAGACCAGCAGGGTATCCGTCTGAAAGAAATTATCAGATCGACCACCTCCAACTCATAG
- a CDS encoding IS3 family transposase (programmed frameshift), with protein MTNTNNKTDVLGPERRRRWSIEEKQAIVAESFMPGQSVSLVARRHGLNPNQLFKWRKLYQEGSLSAIAAGEEVVPASELASAIKQIRELQRLLGKKTMENEILKEAVEIARAKKLDCALTLIAGGRPVAPVCTSLGLARSNVIRRVSRSADWRDGRSCRSTDDSELVEAIRAAISPLPSYGYRRTWGVIRRQREAGHLPPVNVKRVYRVMRQHGLLLQRRIKQPGTPRRHDGRVAVADSNRRWCSDGFEFRCDNGEKLRVVFAEDCCDREIISWTASTGGYTGDMVRDVMLEAVEKRGIQLGISPEVEWLSDNGSSYIAADTRLFAREIGLKPLTTPVCSPQSNGMAESMVKTLKRDYVGHMPKPDAHTAYRNLAIAIEHYNEFHPHSALKYRSPREFRRLAASST; from the exons ATGACTAACACCAACAACAAGACAGACGTGCTCGGACCCGAGCGTCGTCGCCGCTGGAGCATCGAGGAGAAGCAGGCCATCGTTGCCGAGAGCTTCATGCCCGGCCAGTCGGTTTCCCTCGTTGCCCGCCGTCATGGGCTCAATCCCAATCAGCTGTTCAAGTGGCGCAAGCTTTATCAGGAAGGCAGCCTATCGGCGATTGCCGCGGGAGAAGAAGTCGTGCCCGCCTCTGAATTGGCTTCTGCCATCAAGCAAATACGCGAACTACAGCGACTCCTCGGCAAGAAGACGATGGAGAACGAAATCCTCAAAGAAGCCGTGGAAATCGCCCGCGCAAAAAAGT TGGATTGCGCGCTCACCCTTATTGCCGGGGGAAGACCAGTAGCACCGGTCTGTACCTCGCTGGGGTTGGCGCGTTCGAATGTGATTCGCCGTGTGTCGCGTTCTGCCGATTGGCGGGATGGGCGTTCCTGTCGCTCGACCGACGATAGTGAGCTGGTCGAGGCAATTCGGGCCGCGATTTCGCCGCTGCCCAGCTACGGCTACCGCCGGACTTGGGGGGTGATTCGCCGGCAGCGAGAGGCCGGTCACTTGCCGCCGGTCAACGTGAAGCGCGTTTATCGCGTCATGCGCCAGCATGGTCTGCTGCTTCAGCGGCGGATCAAGCAACCAGGCACCCCGCGGCGCCATGATGGTAGGGTTGCTGTTGCCGACAGTAATCGCCGCTGGTGCTCTGACGGCTTCGAATTTCGCTGCGATAACGGCGAAAAGCTGCGTGTCGTGTTTGCGGAGGACTGCTGCGACCGTGAAATCATCAGTTGGACAGCCTCGACCGGGGGCTACACGGGCGACATGGTTCGAGATGTCATGTTGGAAGCTGTTGAGAAACGCGGCATTCAGTTGGGCATCTCGCCCGAGGTGGAATGGCTGAGCGACAATGGTTCGAGTTATATTGCCGCCGACACGCGGCTGTTTGCGCGAGAAATCGGCCTCAAGCCGTTAACCACGCCCGTCTGCAGCCCGCAGAGTAACGGCATGGCGGAAAGCATGGTCAAGACGCTGAAGCGGGACTACGTCGGCCATATGCCGAAACCGGATGCCCACACGGCCTACCGGAATCTGGCGATTGCCATTGAGCACTACAACGAGTTTCACCCGCATAGTGCGTTGAAATACCGCTCTCCACGAGAGTTTCGACGCCTGGCGGCTTCATCAACTTAA
- a CDS encoding NAD-dependent epimerase/dehydratase family protein → MKPTTSYQRICEEIAESPRDWLVTGSAGFIGSNLVETLLKLNQRVVGLDNFSTGFRHNLEEVKSQVSEAQWARFKFFEGDIRNLDDCMRACSGVQHVLHQAALGSVPRSINDPILTNANNIDGFLNMLVAARDSGVSHFVFAASSSTYGDHPGLPKVEDLIGSPLSPYAITKYVNELYADIFARCYGFHSIGLRYFNVFGKRQDPNGAYAAVIPKWISSLIKNEPVYINGDGETSRDFCYIENCIQANILAATTTTQAAQNQIYNVAVGDSTSLNQLFNLLQKNLSNHFDHVAAIQPVYRNFRAGDVRHSLASVEKAKMLLGYQPSYKVEDGLNEAMKWYIDYLDE, encoded by the coding sequence ATGAAGCCGACAACATCCTATCAACGTATCTGTGAAGAAATTGCTGAGAGTCCCCGCGACTGGTTGGTAACCGGCTCGGCTGGCTTCATCGGCAGCAACCTGGTCGAGACCCTGCTTAAGCTCAACCAACGAGTAGTTGGTCTGGACAACTTCTCCACAGGTTTTCGCCACAATCTGGAAGAAGTTAAATCACAAGTCTCGGAGGCTCAGTGGGCTCGATTTAAATTCTTCGAGGGCGATATTAGAAACCTTGATGATTGCATGCGTGCGTGTTCTGGGGTGCAGCATGTACTCCACCAAGCAGCCCTCGGCTCTGTGCCGCGCAGCATAAATGACCCCATTTTAACCAATGCGAACAATATTGATGGCTTCCTGAACATGCTCGTTGCAGCGAGAGACTCAGGTGTTTCGCATTTTGTCTTTGCTGCAAGTAGCTCTACGTACGGCGACCATCCGGGGCTACCTAAAGTTGAAGATTTGATTGGATCCCCGCTATCTCCCTATGCAATTACCAAATATGTTAATGAACTCTATGCAGATATATTTGCGCGTTGCTATGGATTTCACTCCATTGGATTACGTTACTTCAACGTATTTGGAAAGCGCCAGGATCCAAATGGCGCATATGCAGCAGTGATTCCAAAGTGGATTTCATCTCTTATTAAAAACGAGCCTGTATATATCAATGGTGATGGAGAGACTAGCCGCGACTTTTGTTATATTGAGAACTGCATCCAAGCTAATATCTTGGCAGCAACTACAACCACACAGGCAGCCCAGAATCAAATTTATAATGTTGCAGTGGGCGATTCTACCTCGCTAAATCAACTATTCAATTTATTGCAAAAAAACCTATCGAATCATTTTGACCATGTAGCAGCTATCCAGCCTGTTTATCGAAATTTTCGAGCAGGAGATGTCCGTCACTCATTGGCATCCGTTGAAAAAGCAAAAATGCTCTTGGGGTACCAACCGTCATACAAGGTAGAAGATGGCCTCAACGAGGCGATGAAATGGTACATTGATTACCTGGATGAATGA
- a CDS encoding glycosyltransferase yields MRVLFIITSLSTGGAEISLKKLVLSMNPQDVLVVSLTSQGEVGNELTKAGYTVKAIQLKPGIGGIKSLYNLIRLIQKSQPDIVSTWLYHADLIGGLAARLAGINAVVWGIRNGELPRHATKRTTRLTAKICAICSRWIPAKIISCSQKAQQVHIKMGYDPRKFSVIPNGFDLTKFKIIPNAGSELRDSLGISPTVQLIGMVARYDPIKNHEGFLKAAAILSAHRENVHFILVGQGIDHNNQQLSDLITSLNLQNRVHLLGLRRDTASLYPAFDIATLTSWSEAFPTVVGEAMACAVPCVVTDAGDAAHIVGDTGIVVPAGDIEALSHAWQQLLELGPDHRRQIGLRARARIAENFEISSTQKRFASLFSETAQRHPIGRQL; encoded by the coding sequence ATGCGTGTTCTTTTTATCATTACCTCGCTGTCGACTGGTGGCGCTGAGATCTCCTTAAAAAAGCTTGTACTCAGCATGAACCCTCAGGATGTTCTTGTCGTTTCCCTGACAAGCCAAGGGGAGGTCGGCAACGAACTGACAAAAGCGGGATACACGGTGAAGGCGATACAGCTCAAGCCTGGCATTGGAGGGATTAAGTCGCTGTACAATCTTATCCGGCTTATTCAGAAAAGTCAGCCAGACATAGTCTCGACCTGGCTCTATCATGCGGATCTCATCGGAGGGCTCGCAGCACGCTTGGCCGGCATCAATGCTGTCGTCTGGGGAATCAGGAATGGGGAACTCCCCCGGCATGCCACCAAGCGCACTACGCGTCTCACGGCAAAGATATGTGCAATCTGCTCGCGCTGGATACCAGCAAAGATCATCTCGTGCTCACAAAAAGCTCAACAAGTGCACATCAAAATGGGGTATGACCCTAGAAAATTCTCAGTCATCCCCAATGGATTTGACCTGACCAAGTTCAAGATAATCCCTAATGCCGGATCAGAATTACGCGACAGCCTTGGTATCTCGCCGACAGTCCAGTTAATTGGCATGGTTGCACGCTATGATCCAATTAAAAACCATGAAGGCTTTCTTAAAGCCGCAGCAATTCTAAGTGCACATCGAGAAAATGTGCATTTTATTCTTGTTGGCCAAGGGATAGATCATAATAACCAACAACTTTCAGATTTAATTACATCGCTCAATCTACAGAATCGGGTTCATCTGCTGGGGCTTCGGCGAGATACAGCATCGCTATACCCTGCCTTCGACATTGCTACCCTTACGTCCTGGAGCGAAGCATTTCCCACAGTCGTTGGAGAGGCAATGGCTTGTGCAGTGCCATGTGTCGTTACCGATGCAGGCGATGCCGCCCATATCGTAGGGGATACTGGCATAGTGGTCCCAGCAGGTGATATAGAGGCGTTATCCCATGCCTGGCAACAGCTATTAGAATTAGGCCCTGACCATCGTAGGCAGATCGGTTTACGTGCAAGAGCAAGAATTGCAGAAAACTTTGAAATCAGCTCAACCCAGAAACGCTTTGCATCGCTATTTTCAGAAACTGCACAGCGCCATCCTATAGGTAGACAACTATAA
- the asnB gene encoding asparagine synthase (glutamine-hydrolyzing) has translation MCGFTGFATPRSWGALDAAKILQMMASALSHRGPDDEDIWLDRQANVALAHRRLAIVDLSTAGHQPMHSASDRFVIVYNGEVYNYQELRLELEKIASWQWRGHSDTEVLLAGFETWGIIGTLQRSVGMFSFALWDKAEHTLTLARDRFGEKPLYYGWNDGMLLFGSELKALKQHPSFDREIDHYALTLMLRYGYVPTPHSIYKKTKKLSPGHYITIPLNQGVALAQAATSSPYWSLENVIEQAAHSPFSGTEGEAIEQLDSLLRQTIRQQQVADVPLGAFLSGGVDSSTIVALMQAESSQPVKTFSIGFNESGYNEAGYAKAVAQHLKTDHTELYVTPQEVIDLVPKLAQIWDEPFADSSQMPTYLVAELAKRQVTVALSGDAGDEVFAGYNRYLLAQAVWRRISPLPQTVRRAMSSGLTAVAPEQWDKLYKNTSQILPKKYQLAQFGDKLHKFSALLAATSDKALYQSLITYWGNPASILLNAANAAQVHQAFDPNNQMNLDFTSWMMAQDTKSYLTDDILVKVDRAAMANSLETRVPLLDHRIVEFAWSLPGDMKIRNQQGKWLLRQVLYKYVPASLIERPKQGFAIPIGTWLRGPLKAWAERLLDRPRLQQEGIFNTEMVHRYWQEHLSGKRNWQHQIWAVLMFQNWLEHNN, from the coding sequence ATGTGTGGCTTCACTGGATTCGCCACCCCACGCTCATGGGGGGCCTTGGATGCAGCCAAGATACTGCAAATGATGGCCAGTGCCCTGTCCCATCGGGGGCCAGATGATGAAGATATATGGTTGGATAGACAAGCAAACGTTGCGCTCGCCCATCGGCGATTGGCCATTGTCGATCTGTCAACCGCCGGGCACCAGCCCATGCACTCTGCCAGCGACAGATTCGTCATTGTCTATAACGGAGAAGTTTACAACTACCAAGAGTTACGTCTCGAGCTGGAAAAGATTGCTTCGTGGCAGTGGCGAGGGCACTCAGATACGGAGGTACTGCTGGCCGGTTTTGAAACGTGGGGGATTATTGGAACATTGCAACGCAGTGTTGGCATGTTTTCTTTCGCCCTTTGGGACAAAGCGGAACATACTTTAACGCTAGCGCGAGACAGGTTTGGCGAGAAGCCATTGTATTATGGCTGGAATGACGGAATGCTCCTCTTCGGCTCCGAACTCAAAGCATTAAAGCAGCATCCATCCTTTGACCGCGAAATCGATCACTACGCATTGACGCTCATGTTGCGGTATGGCTACGTTCCCACGCCGCACTCTATTTATAAGAAAACAAAAAAACTTTCGCCGGGACATTACATCACAATCCCCCTTAATCAAGGCGTTGCCCTGGCACAGGCAGCCACCTCTTCACCATATTGGTCTCTTGAGAACGTCATTGAACAGGCGGCCCACTCTCCATTCAGTGGCACAGAAGGGGAAGCCATTGAGCAGCTCGATAGCTTGCTCAGACAAACAATCCGGCAACAACAGGTCGCCGATGTTCCCCTGGGCGCCTTTCTTTCGGGCGGAGTGGACTCCAGCACCATCGTTGCACTCATGCAGGCAGAGTCATCCCAGCCCGTCAAAACCTTTTCAATTGGATTCAATGAATCAGGCTACAACGAGGCCGGATATGCCAAGGCCGTAGCCCAACATCTTAAAACCGATCATACCGAACTGTATGTCACACCACAGGAAGTCATTGATTTAGTGCCGAAACTAGCACAAATCTGGGATGAGCCATTTGCCGACTCATCACAGATGCCAACCTACCTCGTTGCCGAATTGGCAAAGAGGCAGGTAACCGTTGCATTGTCTGGTGATGCTGGAGATGAGGTGTTTGCTGGCTACAATCGATACCTTCTTGCACAAGCAGTCTGGCGTAGAATTTCTCCTCTGCCACAGACCGTGCGAAGAGCCATGTCTTCAGGACTGACAGCTGTCGCACCGGAGCAATGGGATAAGCTGTATAAAAATACCTCCCAGATATTGCCAAAAAAATATCAGCTGGCCCAATTTGGAGACAAACTCCACAAGTTTTCGGCACTACTCGCTGCTACCAGCGATAAAGCACTCTATCAATCATTAATCACATACTGGGGAAATCCAGCGTCGATTCTATTGAATGCAGCGAATGCTGCACAAGTTCACCAAGCATTTGATCCGAATAATCAAATGAACTTGGATTTTACCAGTTGGATGATGGCTCAGGACACCAAGTCATACCTGACTGATGATATTCTCGTCAAAGTCGACCGGGCCGCGATGGCGAATAGCCTTGAAACACGAGTTCCACTACTAGACCACAGAATCGTTGAGTTTGCCTGGTCTCTCCCTGGCGACATGAAGATTAGAAATCAGCAGGGAAAGTGGCTTCTTCGCCAGGTTCTATATAAATATGTACCTGCCTCATTAATCGAACGGCCGAAGCAAGGGTTTGCAATACCAATCGGCACCTGGCTTCGTGGTCCGCTCAAAGCCTGGGCAGAACGCCTTCTGGATCGCCCCCGATTACAACAAGAGGGCATATTCAACACAGAGATGGTTCACCGCTACTGGCAGGAACATCTATCAGGGAAGCGCAACTGGCAACATCAGATATGGGCCGTTTTGATGTTTCAGAACTGGCTAGAACACAACAACTAA
- a CDS encoding glycosyltransferase family 4 protein — protein MKIILLCSNTAWSIYNFRRTLVSRLLEQGHTVIVLAPHDQTSEKLIQLGCQFIDISISAQGTNPIKDVKLIYNLFKTYKRLKPDVILHYTIKPNIYGSMAAGLAKIKNIATVTGAGFTFTSDTWLSKVARLLYRIAFRYPAKIVFQNLDDRREFISYKLLDSKLSEHVPGSGVDLHFYTPQPSSERDKTTFLLVARMLWDKGIGEYVEAAKILKEGYPDIELQMAGASNVPNPSAIPIEQINHWQEQGLINYLGYQNDIRSLIANADCVVLPSYREGVPRSLLEAAAMGKPVITTDTQGCRDVVIAGKTGWLCPVKDAHALADCMKEFLSLEKEDRARMGTMARSFIEEKFDEEIIIKKYMAMIAEITL, from the coding sequence ATGAAAATAATACTTCTATGTTCTAACACAGCCTGGTCCATCTACAACTTCCGCAGAACCCTTGTATCTAGACTATTAGAACAAGGCCACACCGTTATTGTTCTGGCCCCACACGATCAAACATCAGAAAAACTAATACAATTAGGTTGCCAATTCATTGATATCAGCATCTCGGCTCAAGGCACCAACCCGATTAAAGATGTAAAATTAATTTACAATTTATTTAAAACATACAAACGCCTCAAGCCAGATGTGATCCTGCATTACACAATAAAACCCAACATTTATGGATCAATGGCTGCAGGATTAGCAAAAATAAAAAATATAGCGACTGTAACTGGCGCAGGATTTACTTTCACTTCAGACACTTGGCTTTCAAAAGTAGCACGGCTCTTATATCGCATTGCTTTTCGATACCCAGCGAAGATTGTTTTTCAAAATCTTGATGATCGTCGAGAGTTCATCTCCTATAAGCTATTAGATTCCAAGCTATCTGAGCATGTTCCCGGCTCAGGTGTAGATCTTCACTTTTACACCCCACAACCATCTAGTGAGAGAGATAAAACGACTTTCCTCCTGGTTGCCAGAATGCTTTGGGACAAGGGGATTGGCGAATATGTTGAAGCAGCAAAAATCCTAAAAGAAGGATATCCAGACATTGAACTGCAGATGGCAGGAGCAAGCAACGTCCCAAACCCCAGTGCAATCCCTATTGAACAAATCAACCACTGGCAAGAACAAGGGCTGATCAATTATCTTGGCTACCAAAACGACATCCGTAGTCTAATTGCCAATGCGGACTGTGTTGTCTTGCCATCATACCGAGAGGGAGTTCCTCGCTCGCTCTTAGAGGCCGCAGCGATGGGTAAGCCAGTCATCACGACGGACACTCAAGGTTGTCGGGACGTTGTCATAGCTGGCAAAACAGGCTGGCTGTGCCCAGTAAAAGATGCACATGCACTGGCTGATTGCATGAAAGAGTTTCTTTCGTTGGAAAAAGAAGACCGAGCACGCATGGGGACGATGGCTCGGTCATTTATTGAAGAGAAATTTGATGAAGAGATTATCATCAAAAAATACATGGCAATGATTGCGGAAATTACTCTCTAA